A window of Myxococcales bacterium contains these coding sequences:
- a CDS encoding thiol-disulfide oxidoreductase DCC family protein, with protein MAEPGIVLFDGVCNLCNGTVGFLIDRDPRGVLTFASLQSEPAKRLLEERGYPVPEGDPSSILFVVGPKVHAGSGAALRIAARLGFPWKLLAVLLVVPWFVRDAVYYLIAKNRYRWFGKEEACRVPTPELRARFLA; from the coding sequence ATGGCCGAGCCCGGAATCGTGCTCTTCGACGGGGTGTGCAACCTCTGCAACGGAACGGTCGGCTTCTTGATCGATCGGGATCCGCGCGGCGTGCTCACGTTCGCGTCGCTCCAGTCCGAGCCGGCGAAACGGCTCCTCGAGGAGCGCGGGTACCCCGTCCCCGAGGGAGACCCTTCGTCGATCCTCTTCGTCGTCGGGCCCAAGGTGCACGCCGGCTCCGGAGCGGCCCTACGGATCGCGGCGCGCCTCGGCTTCCCTTGGAAGCTCCTCGCGGTGCTGCTCGTCGTGCCGTGGTTCGTGCGGGACGCCGTGTACTACCTCATCGCCAAGAACCGCTACCGGTGGTTCGGCAAAGAAGAGGCGTGCCGCGTGCCGACCCCCGAGCTCCGCGCGCGGTTCCTCGCGTGA
- a CDS encoding amidohydrolase family protein, producing the protein MPTSPRAQRAPIVRAVSLVLTLAASTLALGACRDESRPDVDPPDIGRDGGDGAADVVVPPPKVEAHASKNPQPKVNECARAAFPATGGGTCAITKAGTAAGRVVLQGTVLGPGETFRRGEVMIDAGRVTCVGCDCSAQAGYADASVVTCPDGVISPGLVNPHEHLTYANNTPVGHGQTRYLNRADWQGRRGGPRLAYDSGANTQLQAFAELRYILSGTTTIAGGGGAKGLARNADDGAENLEGMPIQIADSDVFPLPGDLRKSGCEYDNGRTTGAEVDGLTGYLPHIAEGIDSEAKNELVCAGEDGRFDLLKPQTAVIHAVAASPKEAQLIRASQSSVVWSPRSNVDLYGDTAPIVMLDMAGVPIALGTDWVVSGSMNMARELRCADELNQKYFGKHFTDADLWRMVTSNAATAVGAGKVVGSLKPGYLADIAVFDGSKAKDHRAVLEAGVEDVALVLRGGKALYGDDALFAAGPFAPGGTDRCAAFAGGVCGKAKRACIDAGTSTVDYTLESLRTAGEAIYPLYTCKTETPKNEPSCVPFRTAYPKGITAEDKDGDGIADIQDNCIDVFNPVRPMDPDGLQADADKDGVGDACDVCPNDPTQKCTQPIAGDLDGDGVADAIDNCPKLANPGQEDADNDGLGDACDGCGSANPGATSCAATIVDVRDPSAAAHPKPGTIVTLVGGRVIARKTSDRIWIQAPNATPVPFTGITLQTDGLTTGIAVGNEINVTGVYTERFGISTVVVAKLDRTGTQTTLPFAPLVVNASSYGNAAATAEGLESMLLQLDNVTITNDNPDSGPFYELVVTGGLRLDDDIFARYGVGTSAMPPPQPIPGFLNGTVFTRVVGVGGFSFGNRKILPRSDADLVRP; encoded by the coding sequence ATGCCCACGTCTCCGCGAGCCCAGAGAGCTCCGATCGTCCGCGCGGTGTCCCTTGTCCTCACGCTCGCCGCGAGCACACTCGCCCTGGGCGCCTGCCGCGACGAGAGCCGCCCGGACGTCGATCCCCCCGACATCGGGCGCGACGGCGGCGACGGCGCCGCGGACGTGGTCGTGCCTCCTCCGAAGGTCGAGGCGCACGCCAGCAAGAACCCGCAGCCCAAGGTGAACGAGTGCGCGCGCGCGGCCTTCCCGGCTACCGGAGGTGGCACGTGCGCCATCACGAAGGCCGGTACGGCGGCGGGGCGCGTGGTGCTTCAAGGCACGGTGCTCGGCCCCGGGGAGACCTTCCGGCGCGGCGAGGTGATGATCGACGCGGGGCGCGTGACGTGTGTCGGCTGCGATTGTTCGGCGCAGGCCGGGTACGCCGACGCGTCCGTCGTCACCTGCCCCGACGGCGTCATTTCGCCGGGCCTCGTGAACCCGCACGAGCACCTCACCTACGCGAACAACACCCCCGTCGGGCACGGCCAGACGCGCTACTTGAACCGCGCCGACTGGCAGGGCCGGCGCGGGGGCCCGCGCCTCGCCTACGACAGCGGCGCCAACACCCAGCTCCAGGCCTTCGCCGAGCTCCGGTACATCTTGAGCGGCACCACGACGATCGCCGGTGGCGGCGGCGCGAAGGGCCTCGCCCGTAACGCCGACGACGGGGCCGAGAACCTCGAGGGCATGCCCATCCAGATCGCCGACTCCGACGTGTTCCCGCTCCCGGGGGACCTGCGAAAGTCGGGCTGCGAGTACGACAACGGCCGCACCACGGGCGCCGAGGTCGACGGGCTCACGGGCTACCTCCCGCACATCGCCGAGGGCATCGACAGCGAGGCCAAGAACGAGCTCGTCTGCGCAGGCGAGGACGGTCGGTTCGACCTCTTGAAGCCGCAGACGGCCGTCATCCACGCGGTGGCCGCGAGCCCGAAGGAAGCCCAGCTCATTCGCGCGTCGCAGTCGAGCGTCGTCTGGTCCCCTCGCTCCAACGTGGACCTCTACGGCGACACGGCCCCGATCGTGATGCTCGACATGGCCGGCGTGCCCATCGCGCTCGGCACCGACTGGGTCGTCTCCGGCTCGATGAACATGGCGCGCGAGCTCCGCTGCGCCGACGAGCTCAACCAGAAGTACTTCGGGAAGCATTTCACCGACGCCGACCTCTGGCGCATGGTCACGTCGAACGCGGCCACGGCGGTGGGCGCGGGCAAGGTGGTAGGCTCGCTCAAGCCCGGGTACCTGGCCGACATCGCCGTGTTCGACGGCTCGAAGGCCAAAGACCACCGCGCGGTGCTCGAGGCCGGCGTCGAGGACGTCGCGCTCGTCCTCCGCGGCGGGAAAGCCCTCTACGGCGACGACGCCCTCTTCGCCGCGGGGCCGTTCGCCCCGGGCGGCACCGATCGCTGCGCGGCCTTCGCGGGCGGCGTGTGCGGCAAGGCGAAGCGCGCCTGCATCGACGCAGGCACGTCCACGGTCGACTATACGCTCGAGTCGCTCCGAACCGCGGGCGAGGCCATTTACCCGCTCTACACCTGCAAGACCGAGACGCCGAAGAACGAGCCCTCGTGCGTGCCCTTCCGCACGGCCTACCCCAAGGGAATCACCGCGGAGGACAAGGACGGAGACGGCATCGCCGACATCCAGGACAACTGCATCGACGTCTTCAACCCCGTGCGCCCCATGGACCCCGATGGTCTCCAAGCGGACGCGGACAAGGACGGCGTCGGCGACGCGTGCGACGTGTGCCCGAACGACCCGACGCAGAAGTGCACGCAGCCCATCGCGGGTGACCTCGACGGAGACGGCGTCGCGGACGCGATCGACAACTGCCCCAAGCTCGCGAACCCCGGCCAAGAGGACGCGGACAACGACGGCCTCGGCGACGCGTGCGACGGCTGCGGGTCGGCGAACCCGGGCGCCACCTCGTGCGCGGCGACCATCGTCGACGTTCGTGATCCATCGGCTGCGGCTCACCCGAAGCCCGGGACCATCGTCACGCTCGTCGGCGGGCGCGTCATCGCGCGGAAGACGAGCGATCGCATCTGGATCCAGGCTCCGAACGCGACGCCCGTCCCCTTCACGGGGATCACCCTCCAGACCGACGGACTTACCACCGGCATCGCCGTCGGCAACGAGATCAACGTCACGGGTGTGTACACCGAGCGCTTCGGCATCAGCACCGTGGTCGTGGCCAAGCTCGATCGGACCGGGACCCAGACGACCCTCCCCTTCGCCCCGCTCGTCGTGAACGCGTCGAGCTACGGCAACGCCGCGGCCACGGCCGAGGGCCTCGAGAGCATGTTGCTCCAGCTCGACAACGTGACCATCACGAACGACAACCCCGACTCGGGGCCGTTCTACGAGCTCGTGGTCACCGGCGGCCTCCGCCTCGACGACGACATCTTCGCGCGGTACGGGGTCGGTACGTCGGCCATGCCTCCGCCCCAGCCCATCCCGGGCTTCTTGAACGGGACGGTGTTCACGCGGGTCGTCGGCGTGGGCGGATTCTCCTTCGGAAACCGCAAGATCCTGCCGCGCTCCGACGCCGATCTCGTCCGCCCCTGA
- the xth gene encoding exodeoxyribonuclease III, translating to MKIATYNVNSLRAREERVLAWLAKESPDVVCLQELKLEDEKVPTLALAGLGYQVESFGQKTYNGVAILSKLPMTHVERGFGDGVSDPQARFIAATVGDLRVMCAYMPNGESVTSDKYQYKLAWFERLHAYLASRVGLGKTLLLGDYNVAPADIDCHDPAGWAGSVLCSEPERKAFEKLLALGLVDSFRHLYPDTQTFSWWDYRMLGFPKNKGLRIDHILVTNDLVPRLTKVWVDRQERKGKQPSDHAPVFVELA from the coding sequence ATGAAGATCGCCACGTACAACGTCAACAGCCTCCGCGCGCGCGAGGAGCGTGTGCTCGCCTGGCTCGCCAAAGAGTCCCCCGACGTCGTGTGTCTCCAAGAGCTCAAGCTCGAGGACGAGAAGGTGCCCACCCTCGCGCTCGCAGGGCTCGGCTACCAGGTCGAGAGCTTCGGACAGAAGACCTACAACGGGGTCGCCATCCTCTCGAAGCTCCCGATGACCCACGTCGAACGCGGCTTCGGCGACGGAGTCAGCGATCCTCAAGCGCGTTTCATCGCGGCGACCGTCGGCGATCTACGTGTGATGTGCGCGTATATGCCGAACGGTGAGAGCGTCACGTCGGACAAGTACCAGTACAAGCTCGCGTGGTTCGAGCGGCTCCACGCGTACCTCGCGTCGCGTGTCGGCCTCGGGAAGACCTTGCTCCTCGGGGACTACAACGTCGCCCCGGCCGACATCGACTGCCACGATCCCGCCGGGTGGGCGGGCTCGGTGCTCTGCTCGGAGCCCGAACGAAAGGCCTTCGAGAAGCTCCTCGCGCTCGGCCTCGTCGACTCGTTCCGTCACCTCTACCCGGACACGCAGACCTTCTCGTGGTGGGACTACCGCATGCTCGGCTTCCCGAAGAACAAGGGCCTCCGGATCGACCACATCCTGGTCACGAACGATCTCGTGCCGCGGCTGACGAAGGTGTGGGTCGACCGCCAGGAACGCAAAGGCAAGCAGCCGAGCGACCACGCGCCGGTCTTCGTCGAGCTCGCGTGA
- a CDS encoding oligosaccharide flippase family protein, with product MSENDPGDGTEAKRAEAEPERAEGPVSVAPASEGAKRDLRDKAVRAAGWTIAAGLLARVLGVLGSLGITYFLTPEAIGDVQIAVIICFSANQFTLLGYGQYLVAKPDEGRDTVFHVTVLHLALGVLAFAATLALGLPLSWAFHAPTLMKYLPWMLIAAGLERLYFVPERVLIRELDFPRVAVARSMSELAYTFSSVALAFAGFGGMAILYGNIVRGLVRLVITTRFVPRAEWLTPTKLRWDVYRRILKFGLPLGVSQSLAFANTRFDNLLMKRLFGSAVMGRYTLAYNLADVPAEQIGEQIAEVLLPSFARMSPEDRKKAIVRVTGMIALVIFPVAVGFGAVALTAERLMRPEWLGIGNMLMVLCVMSITRPLISKAHSYLQATDRTIRITQLEAFKLVAVISCIYAFSRLGPLGSCFGVGVAFLLELSLSWFIMSRGDGIPFTAFFARLVPPLLACVPMVIAVELTRRGLQSIPVIVSLVAQVAVGGVAYVAGALVLARSQSKEFLSLTKSALARRRGKKEDAESAP from the coding sequence GTGAGCGAAAACGATCCCGGGGACGGCACGGAAGCGAAACGAGCCGAGGCGGAGCCCGAGCGCGCGGAGGGCCCGGTGTCGGTCGCGCCGGCGTCCGAGGGGGCCAAGCGCGACCTCCGTGACAAGGCCGTGCGCGCCGCAGGGTGGACGATCGCCGCGGGGCTCTTGGCGCGTGTGCTCGGCGTGCTCGGGTCGCTCGGGATCACCTATTTTTTGACCCCCGAGGCCATCGGCGACGTTCAAATCGCGGTCATCATCTGCTTCTCGGCGAACCAGTTCACCCTGCTCGGGTACGGGCAGTACCTCGTCGCCAAGCCCGACGAAGGGCGCGACACGGTGTTCCACGTCACGGTGCTGCACCTCGCGCTCGGGGTGCTCGCGTTCGCCGCGACGTTGGCCCTCGGCCTCCCCTTGTCGTGGGCGTTCCACGCCCCGACGCTCATGAAATACCTGCCGTGGATGCTCATCGCGGCGGGGCTCGAGCGGCTCTACTTCGTGCCCGAGCGTGTCCTCATCCGTGAGCTCGATTTTCCCCGCGTCGCCGTCGCGCGGTCCATGTCCGAGCTCGCCTACACGTTCTCGAGCGTCGCGCTCGCGTTCGCCGGGTTCGGGGGCATGGCCATTCTCTACGGGAACATCGTCCGTGGCCTCGTGCGTCTCGTCATCACCACGCGCTTCGTCCCTCGGGCCGAATGGCTCACGCCGACGAAGCTCCGGTGGGACGTCTACCGGAGGATCCTCAAGTTCGGCCTCCCGCTCGGCGTGAGCCAATCGCTCGCGTTCGCGAACACCCGCTTCGATAACCTCCTCATGAAGCGGCTCTTCGGCTCCGCCGTCATGGGCCGGTACACGCTCGCGTACAACCTCGCCGACGTGCCCGCCGAGCAGATCGGCGAGCAGATCGCCGAGGTGCTCCTTCCCTCGTTCGCGCGCATGTCGCCCGAGGATCGCAAGAAGGCCATCGTCCGCGTGACGGGCATGATCGCGCTCGTCATCTTCCCGGTCGCCGTCGGTTTCGGCGCGGTGGCCCTCACCGCGGAGCGGCTCATGCGCCCCGAGTGGCTCGGCATCGGCAACATGCTGATGGTCCTCTGCGTGATGAGCATCACGCGCCCTCTCATCTCCAAGGCGCACTCGTACCTCCAGGCGACCGACCGGACCATTCGCATCACGCAGCTCGAGGCCTTCAAGCTCGTCGCCGTGATCTCTTGCATCTACGCGTTCTCCCGCCTCGGGCCGCTCGGCTCGTGTTTCGGCGTCGGCGTCGCGTTCTTGCTCGAGCTGTCCCTCTCGTGGTTCATCATGTCGCGCGGCGATGGCATCCCGTTCACGGCGTTCTTCGCGCGCCTCGTGCCTCCGCTGCTCGCCTGTGTGCCCATGGTGATCGCCGTCGAGCTCACGCGCCGCGGGCTCCAGTCGATCCCGGTGATCGTCAGCCTCGTCGCTCAGGTGGCCGTCGGCGGTGTCGCCTACGTGGCGGGCGCGCTCGTGCTCGCGCGGTCCCAGTCGAAGGAGTTCTTGAGCCTCACGAAGAGCGCCCTCGCGCGGCGCCGCGGCAAGAAGGAAGACGCAGAGAGCGCCCCATGA
- a CDS encoding AgmX/PglI C-terminal domain-containing protein, which produces MLRTLRTLAPLGLASISLVTGCSFAVRSADMYRDDTSKLLASKEGEIHACYDGVVKATPGAAGKVTVKFTVEEKTGTVKDVKVDAANTTAPAPVQECLTKALVGLTLTPPDQKTGDATYAYEFTAPAGAPGAAAPGSALPGGSVNATKILR; this is translated from the coding sequence ATGCTCCGCACCCTCCGTACCCTCGCCCCGCTCGGGCTCGCCTCGATCTCTCTCGTCACCGGCTGCAGCTTCGCCGTGCGTAGCGCCGACATGTACCGCGACGACACGTCCAAGTTGCTCGCCTCCAAAGAGGGCGAGATCCACGCCTGCTACGACGGCGTCGTGAAGGCCACTCCCGGCGCCGCCGGCAAGGTGACCGTCAAGTTCACCGTCGAAGAGAAGACCGGCACGGTCAAGGACGTGAAGGTCGACGCCGCCAACACCACGGCGCCGGCGCCCGTGCAGGAGTGTCTCACGAAGGCGCTCGTCGGTCTCACCCTCACCCCGCCGGACCAGAAGACCGGCGACGCGACGTACGCCTACGAGTTCACCGCGCCCGCGGGTGCTCCGGGGGCGGCCGCTCCCGGCTCGGCGCTCCCCGGGGGCAGCGTGAACGCGACCAAGATCCTTCGCTGA
- a CDS encoding OmpA family protein → MSSFGFSSKVAPVVAAALLAFAAGCGGVTTFQGNMAVGATPPPPPPPPPPPPPPPVEAAPAPKVEVKGNHIDIHQKIQFEVAKATIKQESYALLAEIADVIKKNPQIKKISIEGHSSAEGDAKMNQKLSEDRAASVRQHLIDKGGIKADALVSKGFGETKPLASNDTDEGKEKNRRVEFVIVDPPAAPGGTAAATPATPATPPTSAGALLKAPKAGKAK, encoded by the coding sequence ATGTCTTCGTTCGGCTTTTCCTCGAAGGTCGCGCCCGTGGTCGCCGCGGCGCTCCTCGCGTTCGCAGCAGGCTGCGGCGGTGTGACCACGTTCCAGGGCAACATGGCCGTCGGCGCGACGCCGCCCCCGCCTCCGCCCCCGCCGCCTCCGCCTCCGCCCCCGCCCGTCGAGGCCGCGCCCGCGCCCAAGGTCGAAGTGAAGGGCAACCACATCGACATCCACCAGAAGATCCAGTTCGAGGTGGCGAAGGCCACCATCAAGCAGGAGAGCTACGCCCTCCTCGCCGAGATCGCGGACGTCATCAAGAAGAACCCCCAGATCAAGAAGATCTCGATCGAGGGCCACTCGAGCGCCGAAGGCGACGCCAAGATGAACCAGAAGCTCTCCGAGGATCGCGCGGCGTCGGTTCGCCAGCACCTCATCGACAAGGGTGGCATCAAGGCCGACGCCCTCGTCTCGAAGGGCTTCGGCGAGACCAAGCCCCTCGCCAGCAACGACACGGACGAAGGCAAAGAGAAGAACCGCCGCGTCGAGTTCGTCATCGTCGATCCTCCGGCCGCTCCCGGTGGCACCGCCGCCGCCACCCCCGCCACCCCCGCGACGCCGCCGACCTCGGCCGGCGCGCTCCTCAAGGCCCCCAAGGCTGGAAAGGCGAAGTGA
- a CDS encoding ammonium transporter, with protein MRADTGDTAWLLVSAALVLFMSPGLALFYGGMVRRKNVLSTLMHSFSSIPVVLVIWLLFGYSLAFGPTHHGLIGGFGDVGLEALAGRTREGTTVPELSFVAFQMMFAGIAPALISGAFAERMRFTAYLVFVAAWAVLVYVPMAHWVWADGGWLAKMGALDFAGGAVIHVTAGVSALVCAKVLGARLKYPHERPLPHDLTMTMTGAGILWFGWFGFNAGSALASGHLSALAFVTTHLGAAGGVIGWTVVEWRHRGKPTALGVASGLVAGLVAITPAAGFVSPWAALLVGALSGLACYLAVLAKYRYGYDDSLDAFGVHGVGGILGALLTGVFARERTLPGMDKPFGANGLLYGNPKLLGVQLLTTVVAAAFSGAVTYVVLKLIDRTIGLRVSHSDEREGLDTTQHGESGYAG; from the coding sequence ATGCGTGCCGATACCGGAGACACCGCCTGGCTGCTCGTGAGCGCGGCGCTCGTCCTCTTCATGAGCCCGGGCCTCGCCCTCTTTTACGGGGGCATGGTGCGTCGCAAGAACGTCCTCTCGACGCTCATGCACTCGTTCTCGAGCATCCCGGTGGTGCTCGTGATCTGGCTCCTCTTCGGCTACTCGCTCGCGTTCGGTCCGACCCACCACGGTCTCATCGGGGGCTTCGGTGACGTCGGCCTCGAGGCGCTCGCCGGTCGAACACGCGAAGGGACCACCGTGCCGGAGCTCTCCTTCGTAGCGTTCCAGATGATGTTCGCGGGGATCGCCCCGGCGCTCATCTCGGGCGCGTTCGCGGAGCGCATGCGCTTCACCGCGTACCTCGTGTTCGTCGCCGCGTGGGCCGTCCTCGTGTACGTGCCGATGGCCCACTGGGTCTGGGCCGACGGGGGCTGGCTCGCCAAGATGGGCGCGCTCGACTTCGCCGGGGGCGCGGTCATCCACGTCACGGCGGGTGTCTCCGCGCTCGTGTGCGCGAAGGTGCTCGGGGCGAGGCTCAAGTACCCGCACGAGCGTCCGCTCCCGCACGATCTCACGATGACCATGACCGGAGCGGGCATCCTCTGGTTCGGCTGGTTCGGCTTCAACGCGGGCAGCGCGCTCGCCTCGGGGCACCTCTCGGCGCTCGCGTTCGTGACGACGCACCTCGGCGCAGCGGGCGGCGTCATCGGCTGGACCGTGGTCGAGTGGCGTCATCGTGGCAAACCCACCGCGCTCGGCGTCGCGTCCGGGCTCGTCGCCGGGCTCGTCGCGATCACGCCCGCGGCGGGCTTCGTGTCTCCCTGGGCGGCGCTGCTCGTGGGCGCGCTCTCGGGGCTCGCGTGTTACCTGGCCGTGCTCGCCAAGTACCGGTACGGCTACGACGACTCCCTCGACGCGTTCGGCGTGCACGGCGTCGGCGGAATCCTGGGGGCGCTCCTCACCGGCGTGTTCGCTCGCGAGCGCACGCTCCCCGGGATGGACAAGCCCTTCGGAGCGAACGGGCTCCTCTACGGAAACCCGAAGCTCCTCGGGGTGCAGCTCCTCACGACCGTGGTCGCGGCGGCCTTCTCGGGCGCTGTCACGTACGTCGTCTTGAAGCTCATCGACCGCACCATCGGCCTCCGCGTGTCGCACTCCGACGAACGCGAGGGCCTCGACACGACCCAGCACGGCGAGAGCGGCTACGCGGGCTGA